The proteins below are encoded in one region of Aspergillus nidulans FGSC A4 chromosome III:
- the nop9 gene encoding RNA-binding RNA processing protein NOP9 (transcript_id=CADANIAT00005519), with the protein MPRENQKRGRRATEKAKKEASKRKRDEGIEEPTLKRLKPSADEDNAVTAGADYVPLEGEEYDDQYATGAADEMPFYGLLDSEEQEYFSRANEMLELNQFGDAEERRLFVDSVFREARGKELKIACSQSCSRLMEKLISVSDIHQIWRLFNKFIGHFLTLVQHRFASHCCERLFISAAPGVTQKASKTKSKKDDDIEMDEDEEPEPELPLAEMFMKVVEELQGNWGYLLTERFASHTIRVLLLVLAGEPVDVSSNDSVVASRKKERLGVVGGETQENNPSGEKRSVPESFEATLKKVMQDMVSVLDDTYLRALATHPVGNPVLQVLVRLELSHFGKSSAKQPTSIIKRLIPDENFEDDSETTRFIRGLLYDPVGSRLLETMVRCMPGKMFKSLYRNYLRDQMSSLARNQTAGYVVLRVLERLGRDDLHAVMEQIVPKIPSLIERSRTIVPKVLIERCLARGVDTKPIAKALESSYDSDPARRLEQMLRLETAMADNKEKSDKNGPPGESNPGSAAAEKLHGSLLAQTIVTAPGQLSELVFSSLLALSPEVLLSICKDPTASRVIQQALTSPASSPQFRRQFTTRFTSHMNELALDSSGSHVVDALWPATKDIYFIKERMAQELAQNELALRDSFVGRAVWRNWAMDLYKRRRGEWAAKAKGRDITNDSAEKPKSRLDMARARYAAKQSEATGANAVAAKQ; encoded by the coding sequence ATGCCTCGCGAAAACCAAAAACGAGGTCGTCGGGCGACCGAAAAAGCCAAAAAGGAAGCATCCAAACGGAAGCGCGACGAAGGAATTGAAGAACCAACGCTTAAGCGATTAAAGCCCTCAGCGGACGAGGACAACGCAGTCACCGCCGGCGCAGACTACGTACCTCTCGAAGGAGAGGAATACGATGACCAATATGCGACGGGAGCGGCAGATGAAATGCCTTTCTACGGTCTGCTTGACTCCGAAGAACAGGAATATTTCAGCAGAGCGAATGAGATGCTAGAGCTGAACCAATTCGGGGACGCCGAGGAGCGCAGATTATTTGTAGACAGTGTGTTTCGGGAGGCTAGGGGGAAGGAATTGAAAATCGCTTGCAGTCAGTCGTGCTCGCGACTCATGGAGAAGTTGATATCAGTTTCGGATATTCATCAGATCTGGAGGTTGTTTAACAAGTTCATTGGACATTTCTTGACGCTCGTACAGCATCGGTTTGCGAGTCATTGTTGCGAGAGATTGTTCATCAGCGCGGCACCAGGTGTGACGCAGAAGGCGTCGAAAACAAAGTCAAAAAAAGACGATGATATCGagatggatgaagatgaagagccggagccggagctgcCACTGGCGGAGATGTTTATGAAGGTcgtcgaggagctgcagggAAACTGGGGATATTTGTTGACGGAACGATTCGCGTCCCATACAATTCGGGTGTTGCTTCTTGTGCTTGCCGGAGAACCTGTCGACGTGTCTTCCAACGATTCGGTTGTAGCGAGTCGCAAGAAGGAGAGACTGGGAGTTGTCGGTGGGGAGACACAGGAGAACAATCCTTcaggagagaagaggagtgTTCCGGAGTCGTTTGAGGCTACGCTGAAGAAGGTCATGCAGGACATGGTCTCCGTACTCGACGATACGTATTTACGAGCTCTTGCAACGCACCCTGTCGGGAACCCGGTTCTACAGGTGCTGGTTCGGCTAGAGCTTTCTCACTTTGGGAAGTCAAGCGCGAAGCAACCCACGTCAATCATCAAGAGGCTGATTCCTGATGAGAATTTTGAAGATGATTCCGAGACTACGAGATTTATTCGCGGCCTGCTCTACGATCCTGTGGGTTCACGTCTCCTAGAAACAATGGTACGATGTATGCCAGGGAAGATGTTCAAGTCGCTCTACAGAAATTACCTCCGCGACCAGATGAGCTCTCTTGCTCGTAACCAGACCGCCGGCTACGTCGTGCTTAGGGTCCTTGAACGTTTAGGAAGAGATGACTTGCATGCTGTGATGGAACAGATTGTACCCAAGATACCCAGCCTTATAGAACGCTCTCGGACAATCGTGCCAAAAGTGTTGATCGAGAGATGTTTAGCCCGAGGAGTTGATACAAAGCCAATTGCAAAAGCTCTCGAATCTTCATACGACTCGGATCCTGCTCGCAGACTCGAACAGATGCTCCGACTTGAGACGGCGATGGCCGATAATAAAGAAAAGTCCGACAAGAACGGCCCGCCAGGTGAATCCAACCcgggctctgctgctgccgaaAAACTGCACGGCTCATTGCTCGCACAAACCATCGTCACAGCTCCGGGGCAACTGAGCGAGCTCGTATTCTCAAGTCTGCTCGCACTGTCTCCCGAAGTCCTTCTCAGTATCTGCAAAGACCCAACGGCGTCGCGCGTAATACAACAAGCCCTAACATCGCCCGCCTCTTCTCCACAGTTCCGCCGACAATTCACTACCCGCTTTACGAGTCATATGAACGAGCTTGCGCTTGATAGTAGTGGATCCCATGTGGTTGATGCTTTGTGGCCAGCAACCAAGGATATCTACTTTATCAAGGAACGGATGGCGCAAGAGCTAGCCCAGAACGAACTAGCTCTCCGCGACTCCTTCGTCGGACGTGCGGTATGGAGGAACTGGGCGATGGACCTTTACAAGAGACGCCGGGGCGAATGGGCGGCCAAGGCGAAGGGAAGAGATATTACGAACGATTCTGCTGAGAAACCCAAATCGCGCCTCGATATGGCTCGCGCCAGGTATGCTGCTAAACAGAGTGAGGCGACCGGTGCAAATGCGGTGGCCGCGAAGCAATAG